In Neisseria brasiliensis, the following proteins share a genomic window:
- the murA gene encoding UDP-N-acetylglucosamine 1-carboxyvinyltransferase produces the protein MDKLKISANGPLNGEIIVSGAKNAALPLMCAGLLTSGTLRLKNVPMLADVKTTQKLLQGMGARVLTDNVHEFEINGGTVNNTCAPYELVSTMRASILVLGPTLARFGEAQVSLPGGCAIGSRPVDQHLKGLETMGAEIVIEHGYVKAKGRLKGARVLMDVVTVGGTENLLMAATLAEGTTVLENCAIEPEVVDLAECLVKMGAKISGIGTATMTIEGVKELHGCEHSVVPDRIEAGTFLCAVAMTGGKVTLRNAAPKTMEVVLDKLVEAGAVIEAGDDWISIDMQQRPKAVDIRTVVHPGFPTDMQAQFMAMNAVAEGSCRVVETIFENRFMHVPELNRMGANITTEGNTAFVTGVESLSGATVMATDLRASASLVMAGLIASGETIVDRIYHLDRGYEHIEKKLGGVGAKIERVRG, from the coding sequence ATGGACAAACTCAAAATCTCTGCCAACGGCCCGTTAAACGGCGAAATCATTGTATCCGGCGCGAAAAATGCCGCGCTGCCGCTGATGTGTGCCGGTTTGCTGACTTCAGGCACGCTGCGCCTGAAAAACGTGCCGATGCTGGCCGATGTGAAAACCACGCAAAAACTCTTACAAGGCATGGGCGCGCGCGTGTTGACCGACAATGTGCACGAATTCGAAATCAACGGCGGCACGGTCAACAATACCTGCGCGCCATATGAATTGGTCAGCACCATGCGCGCATCGATTTTGGTATTGGGCCCGACTTTAGCGCGTTTCGGCGAAGCACAAGTGAGCCTGCCGGGCGGCTGCGCCATCGGTTCGCGTCCGGTTGACCAACACTTGAAAGGCTTGGAAACCATGGGTGCGGAAATCGTCATCGAGCATGGTTACGTCAAAGCCAAAGGCCGTCTGAAAGGCGCGCGCGTGTTAATGGACGTGGTTACCGTCGGCGGCACGGAAAATTTATTGATGGCCGCCACTTTGGCCGAAGGCACCACCGTATTGGAAAACTGCGCCATCGAGCCGGAAGTCGTGGACTTAGCTGAATGTTTGGTGAAAATGGGTGCGAAAATCAGCGGCATCGGCACCGCCACCATGACCATCGAAGGCGTGAAAGAATTGCACGGCTGCGAACACAGTGTCGTACCCGACCGCATCGAAGCCGGCACATTCTTGTGTGCCGTGGCGATGACCGGCGGCAAAGTGACTCTGCGCAACGCCGCACCGAAAACCATGGAAGTAGTGTTGGACAAACTGGTTGAAGCCGGTGCCGTCATCGAAGCGGGCGACGACTGGATCAGCATCGACATGCAGCAGCGCCCGAAAGCTGTCGATATCCGCACCGTCGTGCATCCGGGCTTCCCGACCGACATGCAGGCGCAATTTATGGCCATGAACGCAGTGGCCGAAGGCAGCTGCCGCGTGGTCGAAACCATTTTTGAAAACCGCTTTATGCACGTTCCTGAACTCAACCGCATGGGCGCGAACATCACCACCGAAGGCAACACCGCTTTCGTAACCGGCGTGGAATCCCTCTCCGGCGCGACGGTAATGGCCACCGACCTGCGCGCTTCCGCCAGCTTGGTGATGGCCGGTTTGATTGCCAGCGGCGAAACCATCGTGGACCGCATCTACCATCTCGACCGTGGTTATGAACACATCGAGAAAAAACTCGGCGGCGTGGGCGCAAAAATCGAACGCGTGCGCGGTTAA
- a CDS encoding HlyD family secretion protein: protein MSQTPFFRPEVLAARENRWTGRIILTQPFSFAFLTGCACLIATAVVLFLIFGSYTEKTTVEGQLLPDSGVVRVYAPDSGVITEKFVNDGARVKAGDKLFALSTSRFGAQGNIQERLASEAALKKTLAEQELARLKLIHDNEKRSLEGTLNRLKSQHRHIGQRIASQKSRVRLAEEMLGKYRYLSANDAVSKQELMNVEAEMLEQKSQLDAYRSEEAGLLQDIQAQNLTLASLPERHKTEQSQLERAIADISQEVLDFEMRSEQIIRAGKTGYAATPNVEVGQQVDPTRLLMSIVPEQTELYASLYVPSKAAGFVKPKGKVVLRYQAYPYQKFGHAEGEIVSVAKTALGKQELSGLGLIFSNPALVNEPAYLVKVKLKKQTVTAYGEEKPLQIGMILEADILHGSKKLYEWVLDPIYSISGKLN, encoded by the coding sequence ATGTCCCAAACTCCTTTTTTCCGCCCTGAAGTGTTGGCTGCGCGTGAAAACCGCTGGACAGGCAGGATTATCCTGACACAGCCGTTTTCGTTTGCCTTTCTCACAGGTTGTGCCTGCCTGATTGCGACGGCAGTGGTTTTGTTTCTGATTTTCGGCAGCTATACCGAAAAAACGACGGTGGAAGGCCAGCTTTTACCGGATTCGGGGGTGGTGCGGGTGTATGCGCCGGATTCGGGGGTGATTACGGAAAAGTTTGTCAACGACGGGGCAAGGGTGAAGGCGGGCGACAAATTGTTTGCGCTTTCGACTTCGCGCTTCGGGGCACAGGGCAATATTCAGGAGCGGCTGGCTTCGGAAGCGGCTTTGAAAAAGACGTTGGCGGAACAGGAATTGGCGCGGCTGAAGCTGATTCATGACAATGAAAAGCGTTCGCTGGAGGGCACGCTCAACCGCTTGAAAAGCCAACACCGCCATATCGGCCAACGTATTGCCAGTCAAAAAAGCCGGGTAAGGCTGGCAGAGGAGATGTTGGGGAAATACCGTTATTTAAGTGCGAATGATGCGGTATCGAAGCAGGAATTGATGAATGTGGAAGCCGAAATGTTGGAGCAGAAATCACAGCTGGATGCCTACCGCAGTGAGGAGGCGGGCTTATTGCAGGATATTCAGGCGCAGAATCTGACATTGGCGAGCTTGCCTGAACGCCATAAAACCGAACAAAGCCAACTGGAACGTGCGATTGCGGATATTTCGCAGGAGGTGTTGGATTTTGAGATGCGTTCGGAACAGATTATCCGTGCGGGCAAAACGGGCTATGCGGCCACGCCGAATGTGGAAGTCGGCCAACAGGTCGACCCGACACGGCTTTTGATGAGTATCGTGCCGGAGCAGACCGAACTTTATGCCAGCCTTTATGTGCCGAGTAAGGCGGCGGGATTTGTGAAGCCTAAGGGAAAGGTGGTGCTGCGCTATCAGGCTTACCCATATCAGAAATTCGGTCATGCGGAAGGCGAAATCGTTTCCGTGGCGAAAACGGCTTTGGGCAAACAGGAGCTTTCGGGTTTGGGGCTGATTTTCTCCAACCCTGCTTTGGTCAATGAACCGGCCTATTTGGTCAAGGTTAAGCTGAAAAAGCAAACGGTGACGGCTTACGGCGAAGAAAAACCGCTGCAAATCGGTATGATTTTGGAAGCGGATATCCTGCACGGCAGCAAGAAGCTTTATGAATGGGTTTTGGATCCGATTTACAGTATTTCGGGGAAGTTAAATTAA
- a CDS encoding purine-cytosine permease family protein, protein MIKNQSTHTHAAEHDGEFSHTRVPVDRLLGRSHFAAAYSSEHIAGGEFVVGAAFAAWGASPATVVLGLLIGNLAAVLSWALVCAPVAVRSRLTLYQYLERVAGRRLVFFYNLMSGLIFAVIAGGMMTISAAAIRGLTDAPPQVLWYPTSGVFVAAVLLIGLATVWIALRGFARVTKFAKICAPWLFAVFAVCGLAAWPYLTAIGSAQGLDGYETLQRYVWTGNTPDGSPSLTIWQIAAFAWGLNLPLHLGMGDLSTLRFARKPGYGAFSAFAAYGGHFVAWLTAGMLGAASAALLQTDIGKLDIGGVVVPVLGIAGTAAVVVASFTTAAPSLYRAGLAFHAFLPRWSLAKTTAVVGAVTTLIACLPLIFLKWLDLMAYFNILTAPVGAVIAAEHFILPKLGIAPFWRHGRRDQNNRAAWSVWVCGMALAAVLLAAGMHLFTVFIPLWAACLLLYTFLTYQQAPQSNRPSERLYHDAYGSDDVRLTTRAQPAKTTASQRRHPLLYGAAASLLMMMASCGMLYLPSSPQQYTTAFQWLLAVFSAAYFIQTALWVKVSGKQ, encoded by the coding sequence ATGATAAAAAATCAATCTACTCACACCCATGCTGCCGAACACGACGGCGAATTTTCCCATACCCGCGTGCCTGTCGACCGCTTGCTCGGGCGCAGCCATTTTGCCGCCGCCTACAGCAGCGAACACATCGCAGGCGGCGAATTTGTCGTCGGCGCGGCGTTTGCCGCTTGGGGTGCATCACCGGCGACAGTTGTATTAGGGCTGCTGATCGGCAATTTGGCGGCGGTGTTGAGCTGGGCATTGGTATGCGCGCCGGTGGCGGTGCGTTCGCGGCTGACGCTGTATCAATACTTGGAACGCGTGGCCGGCCGTCGCTTGGTGTTTTTCTACAATTTGATGAGCGGCTTGATTTTCGCCGTGATTGCCGGCGGCATGATGACGATTTCCGCCGCTGCTATCCGCGGCTTAACCGATGCGCCGCCGCAGGTGCTGTGGTATCCGACCAGCGGCGTATTTGTCGCGGCGGTATTGCTGATTGGTTTGGCGACGGTGTGGATTGCGTTGCGCGGTTTTGCACGCGTGACCAAGTTTGCCAAAATCTGCGCGCCGTGGCTGTTTGCCGTTTTTGCCGTGTGCGGATTGGCGGCTTGGCCTTATCTGACGGCCATCGGCAGCGCGCAGGGGTTGGACGGTTATGAAACGCTGCAACGCTATGTGTGGACAGGCAACACGCCCGACGGCAGCCCGTCGTTGACCATTTGGCAGATTGCCGCTTTCGCATGGGGGCTGAACCTGCCGCTGCATTTGGGCATGGGCGATTTGAGCACGCTGCGTTTCGCGCGCAAACCGGGCTACGGCGCATTTTCCGCCTTTGCCGCATACGGCGGCCATTTTGTCGCGTGGCTGACTGCCGGTATGCTCGGTGCGGCCAGCGCGGCTTTGCTGCAAACCGACATCGGCAAGCTCGACATCGGCGGCGTGGTCGTGCCGGTGCTGGGCATAGCGGGCACCGCAGCCGTGGTAGTGGCTTCGTTTACCACCGCCGCACCCAGCCTGTACCGCGCAGGCTTGGCCTTTCACGCCTTTTTGCCGCGTTGGTCGCTGGCGAAAACCACTGCCGTGGTCGGCGCCGTCACCACGCTGATTGCCTGTTTGCCGCTGATTTTCCTGAAATGGCTGGATTTGATGGCCTATTTCAATATTCTCACCGCGCCCGTGGGCGCGGTTATCGCCGCCGAACATTTTATCCTGCCCAAGCTCGGTATCGCCCCGTTTTGGCGCCACGGCCGCCGCGACCAAAACAACCGCGCCGCCTGGTCGGTGTGGGTGTGCGGCATGGCCTTGGCCGCGGTGTTGCTGGCTGCCGGTATGCACTTGTTTACCGTGTTCATCCCCTTATGGGCGGCGTGTTTGCTGCTGTACACCTTTTTGACCTACCAACAGGCACCGCAAAGCAACAGGCCGTCTGAACGCCTGTATCACGATGCCTACGGCAGTGATGATGTGCGGTTAACCACCCGCGCGCAACCGGCAAAAACCACAGCATCCCAACGCCGCCACCCACTGCTTTACGGTGCCGCCGCCAGCCTGCTGATGATGATGGCCAGCTGCGGCATGCTCTATCTGCCGTCATCACCGCAACAATACACCACCGCCTTCCAATGGCTTCTGGCCGTGTTCTCGGCAGCTTATTTCATTCAGACGGCCTTGTGGGTGAAAGTGTCGGGGAAACAATAA
- the mutS gene encoding DNA mismatch repair protein MutS, translating to MSKPTVSPMMQQYLGIKSQHADKLVFYRMGDFYELFFDDAVEAAKLLDITLTTRGQMEGEPIKMAGVPFHAAEQYLARLVKMGKSVAICEQVGEVGATKGPVERKVVRIVTPGTLTDSAFLEDKETNRIVAVNHSKKHIGLAWASLQSGEFKVKQVDAAQLADELARLQAAEILLADGQNLPPLENANLTRLNAWQFAPDTAVKLLTDYFGSQDLRGFGLETDEHAAAIGAAGALINYIRLTQNLMPQHLDGLSLETDSQFIGMDAATRRNLEITQTLNGKKAPTLMSTLDRCATHMGSRLLAMWLHHPLRNRDHIRARQQAVSALAEQFAPIQGRLKNIADIERIAARVAVGNARPRDLAALRDSLFELAKLELTTEGSSLLETLQNVFPATLPIAEQLQAAILPEPAVWLRDGGVMNHGFHAELDELRHIQNHGDEFLLALETRERERTGLSTLKVEFNRVHGFYIELSKVQAEQAPADYQRRQTLKNAERFITPELKAFEDKVLTAQEQALALEKQLFETLLKEIQTALSQLQKAAKAAAALDVLATFAALAHTRRFVCPEFADYPVLEIDGGRHPVVEEQVRHFTPNHTRFDHKHRLMLLTGPNMGGKSTYMRQVALITLLAHTGCFVPAEAAKIGPIDRIFTRIGASDDLASNRSTFMVEMSETAYILHHATEQSLVLMDEVGRGTSTFDGLALAQAIAEHLLQKNKSFSLFATHYFELTRLPEVHASAVNMHLSALEQGQDIVFLHEIQPGPASKSYGIAVAKLAGLPTRALKAAQKHLSDLETQAAAQQPQMDIFQAMPSEADDVETEAFLTERPSENPSELLAALAEINPDNLSPREALDALYRLKDLI from the coding sequence ATGAGCAAACCCACCGTTTCGCCGATGATGCAGCAATATCTCGGCATCAAATCGCAACATGCCGACAAATTGGTTTTCTACCGCATGGGCGATTTTTACGAGCTGTTTTTCGATGATGCGGTGGAAGCGGCCAAGCTGTTAGACATCACGCTCACCACGCGTGGGCAGATGGAAGGTGAGCCGATTAAAATGGCCGGTGTGCCGTTTCATGCTGCCGAGCAATATTTGGCGCGTTTGGTGAAAATGGGCAAAAGCGTGGCGATTTGCGAGCAGGTCGGCGAAGTGGGGGCAACAAAAGGGCCGGTGGAACGCAAAGTGGTACGCATTGTCACCCCCGGCACGCTCACCGATTCGGCCTTTTTGGAAGACAAAGAAACCAACCGCATTGTGGCGGTCAACCACAGCAAAAAACACATCGGCTTGGCGTGGGCATCGTTGCAAAGCGGCGAATTTAAAGTGAAGCAAGTCGATGCGGCGCAGTTGGCCGACGAATTGGCGCGCTTGCAGGCGGCGGAAATTCTGCTGGCCGACGGTCAAAACCTGCCGCCTTTGGAAAACGCCAACCTCACGCGCCTGAATGCGTGGCAGTTTGCGCCCGACACGGCGGTGAAGCTGTTGACCGATTATTTCGGCAGCCAAGATTTGCGCGGTTTCGGCTTGGAAACCGACGAACACGCCGCGGCGATTGGGGCGGCCGGTGCGCTCATCAACTATATCCGCCTCACGCAAAACCTGATGCCGCAACACCTTGACGGCTTATCCCTAGAAACCGACAGCCAGTTTATCGGCATGGACGCAGCCACCCGCCGCAATCTGGAAATCACCCAAACCTTAAACGGCAAAAAAGCGCCGACCTTGATGTCGACGCTCGACCGCTGCGCCACCCACATGGGCAGCCGTTTATTGGCGATGTGGCTGCACCACCCTTTGCGCAACCGCGACCACATCCGCGCGCGTCAACAGGCTGTGTCTGCCTTGGCCGAGCAGTTTGCCCCTATTCAAGGCCGTCTGAAAAACATTGCCGACATCGAACGCATCGCCGCGCGCGTGGCGGTGGGCAATGCCCGCCCGCGCGATTTGGCCGCGCTGCGCGACAGCTTGTTTGAATTGGCCAAACTGGAATTGACCACCGAAGGCAGCAGCCTGTTGGAAACGCTGCAAAACGTATTCCCCGCCACCCTGCCCATAGCCGAGCAATTACAGGCGGCGATTTTGCCCGAACCTGCGGTCTGGCTGCGCGACGGCGGCGTGATGAACCACGGTTTTCATGCCGAATTAGACGAATTGCGCCACATTCAAAACCACGGCGACGAATTTCTGCTGGCTTTGGAAACACGCGAACGCGAGCGCACGGGTTTGTCCACTTTAAAAGTCGAGTTCAACCGCGTGCACGGCTTTTACATCGAATTATCCAAAGTGCAGGCCGAACAAGCGCCTGCCGACTACCAACGCCGCCAAACGCTGAAAAATGCCGAGCGTTTCATCACGCCGGAATTGAAAGCGTTTGAAGACAAAGTCTTGACCGCGCAAGAGCAAGCGCTGGCTTTGGAAAAACAGCTCTTTGAAACCCTGCTCAAAGAGATTCAGACAGCCTTGTCGCAGCTGCAAAAAGCCGCCAAAGCCGCTGCCGCGCTCGATGTGTTGGCCACCTTTGCCGCACTCGCACACACACGCCGCTTTGTCTGCCCCGAATTTGCCGATTATCCGGTGTTGGAAATCGACGGCGGCCGCCACCCTGTAGTGGAAGAGCAGGTGCGCCACTTCACACCCAACCACACCCGTTTCGACCACAAACACCGCCTGATGCTGCTCACCGGCCCGAATATGGGCGGTAAATCGACCTATATGCGCCAAGTCGCGCTGATTACCCTGCTCGCCCACACCGGCTGCTTCGTGCCGGCTGAAGCGGCCAAAATAGGCCCCATCGACCGCATTTTCACGCGCATCGGCGCCAGCGACGATCTGGCTTCCAACCGCTCGACCTTTATGGTGGAAATGAGCGAAACCGCCTACATCCTGCACCACGCCACCGAGCAATCATTGGTGTTGATGGACGAAGTCGGCCGCGGCACCTCCACCTTCGACGGCCTCGCCCTTGCGCAAGCCATCGCCGAACATTTGCTGCAGAAAAACAAATCGTTCAGCCTGTTTGCCACCCATTATTTCGAACTCACCCGCCTGCCCGAAGTCCATGCCAGCGCGGTGAATATGCACCTTTCTGCGTTGGAGCAGGGGCAGGACATTGTGTTTTTACACGAAATCCAGCCCGGCCCCGCCAGTAAAAGCTACGGTATCGCCGTGGCCAAACTCGCCGGCCTGCCCACCCGAGCCCTCAAAGCCGCGCAAAAACATTTGTCCGATTTGGAAACACAAGCCGCTGCCCAGCAACCGCAAATGGATATTTTCCAAGCCATGCCGTCTGAAGCGGATGATGTTGAAACTGAGGCGTTCCTTACTGAAAGGCCGTCTGAAAACCCGAGCGAATTGCTGGCCGCTTTGGCCGAAATCAACCCTGACAACCTATCGCCGCGCGAAGCCTTGGATGCGCTTTACCGCTTGAAAGATTTGATTTAA